One stretch of Malus domestica chromosome 14, GDT2T_hap1 DNA includes these proteins:
- the LOC103424403 gene encoding probable CoA ligase CCL9: protein MESPTLTRLLKQVASGFPNHRALSVSGKFDLTHARLQELVDHAASLLIASGIAPNDTVALTFPNTVEFVVMFLAVIRCRATAAPLNAVYTAEEFEFYLSDSESKLLITPEKPIHAAQAAASKLNIPHVTANLSDAASHVTLSSAAEGSPDSVSQLVNEPSDVALFLHTSGTTSRPKGVPLTQLNLASSVQNIKSVYKLTESDSTVIVLPLFHVHGLIAGLLSSFSAGAAATLPAAGRFSASTFWSDMVTYNATWYTAVPTIHQIILDRHSSKPEPQYPKLRFIRTCSASLAPSILARLEESFGAPVLEAYAMTEASHLMCSNPLPEDGAHRPGSVGRPVGQELAILDENGSAQPEGVNGEVCIRGPNVTKGYKNNPEANKAAFLFGWFHTGDIGVLDADGYLSLVGRIKELINRGGEKISPIEVDAVLLSHPEVAQGVAFGVPDDKYGEEINCAIIPREGSSLDEEEVMRHCKKNLASFKVPKKVFITESLPKTATGKIQRRIVAEHFLAQISTAKVPKFGA, encoded by the exons ATGGAAAGTCCGACTCTAACCAGATTGCTGAAGCAGGTGGCGTCGGGGTTCCCGAACCACCGCGCCCTTTCCGTTTCCGGAAAGTTCGACTTGACCCATGCGCGCTTGCAGGAGCTGGTCGACCACGCCGCCTCCCTCTTAATCGCCTCCGGCATCGCCCCAAATGACACCGTCGCACTCACCTTCCCCAACACCGTCGAG TTTGTTGTGATGTTTTTGGCGGTGATTCGGTGCAGAGCGACAGCGGCGCCGCTGAACGCGGTGTACACGGCGGAGGAGTTCGAGTTCTACCTCTCCGACTCGGAATCGAAGCTCCTGATCACGCCGGAAAAACCGATTCATGCGGCCCAAGCGGCGGCTTCCAAGCTCAACATCCCTCACGTCACCGCCAACCTTTCTGACGCCGCCAGCCACGTCACTCTCTCTTCCGCCGCCGAGGGGAGCCCCGACTCGGTCTCGCAACTCGTCAACGAGCCCTCCGACGTGGCGCTCTTCCTTCACACGTCGGGGACTACGAGCCGGCCCAAGGGAGTGCCCTTGACGCAGCTCAATTTGGCCTCCTCGGTCCAGAACATCAAATCGGTCTACAAACTCACTGAGTCGGACTCGACGGTTATCGTCCTCCCTCTGTTTCACGTGCACGGATTAATTGCCGGGTTACTTAGTTCATTTTCCGCAGGAGCCGCCGCGACACTCCCAGCCGCTGGCCGATTCTCCGCCTCGACGTTTTGGTCCGACATGGTCACATACAACGCCACGTGGTACACCGCGGTCCCCACCATCCACCAAATCATCCTCGACCGCCACAGCAGCAAACCCGAACCGCAATACCCTAAGCTCCGGTTTATCCGGACCTGCAGCGCCTCGCTGGCTCCGTCGATATTGGCGCGGCTTGAAGAATCGTTCGGCGCTCCGGTCTTGGAGGCTTACGCGATGACAGAGGCGTCCCATTTGATGTGTTCAAATCCGTTGCCGGAAGACGGGGCCCACAGGCCCGGGTCGGTGGGTCGACCCGTGGGTCAGGAGCTTGCGATTTTGGACGAAAACGGTTCGGCTCAGCCGGAGGGGGTGAACGGCGAGGTTTGCATCAGAGGACCCAATGTGACTAAAGGGTACAAGAACAACCCGGAAGCGAACAAAGCGGCTTTCTTGTTCGGGTGGTTTCATACGGGGGATATCGGAGTTTTGGACGCCGATGGGTATTTGAGCCTCGTGGGTCGGATTAAGGAGCTGATTAATCGCGGAG GGGAAAAGATATCGCCGATTGAAGTCGATGCAGTACTTTTGTCACATCCAGAGGTCGCCCAAGGCGTTGCATTTGGAGTTCCTGATGATAAATATGGCGAAGAG ATTAATTGTGCCATAATCCCAAGAGAAGGCTCAAGCTTGGACGAGGAAGAAGTGATGCGACATTGCAAGAAGAATCTGGCTTCATTCAAAGTACCCAAGAAGGTGTTCATCACCGAGTCTCTTCCGAAAACCGCAACCGGAAAAATCCAACGCCGGATCGTGGCAGAGCACTTCCTTGCTCAAATCTCCACCGCCAAAGTTCCCAAATTTGGTGCTTAA